One segment of Yersinia kristensenii DNA contains the following:
- a CDS encoding amidohydrolase/deacetylase family metallohydrolase: MYDFIITRAVLVDGRQVDIAINNGKIVAVDTAISAVQNNQTGLLAKQAKKVLDLAGKYYLSAGWIDSHVHCYPASPIYHDEADLVGVASGVTTVVDAGSTGANDVDDFYRLTRAAKTHVYAFLNIAKTGIVTQNELADMAQIDKHSVSQAIARNPGFIIGIKARMSSSVVGKNGIKPLVRAKEIQQENNQLPLMVHIGNNPPDLDEIADLLTQGDIITHCYNGKPNRILTPAGALRESIQRALKRGVLLDVGHGSASFSFDVAELAIKQGIYPHTISSDIYCRNRLNGPVHSLATVMSKFFTIGLSLDQVIRCVTENAAHALRLTHKGVLDMGYDADFTIFELKQQPQVFSDSEGKSVTGEKYLVPLAAVVAGDLVLTDEGKLKDVFSL; the protein is encoded by the coding sequence ATGTATGACTTTATTATCACCCGCGCAGTATTGGTTGATGGCCGTCAGGTTGATATCGCAATAAATAACGGCAAAATAGTGGCAGTTGATACAGCTATTTCTGCGGTACAAAATAATCAAACGGGGCTTTTAGCGAAACAGGCTAAAAAAGTGTTGGATCTGGCTGGAAAATATTACCTCAGTGCTGGCTGGATTGATTCCCATGTTCACTGTTACCCCGCGTCACCTATTTATCATGATGAAGCCGATTTAGTCGGTGTTGCCAGTGGCGTCACCACTGTGGTGGATGCAGGCAGCACCGGTGCCAATGATGTGGATGATTTTTACCGCTTAACCCGCGCGGCCAAAACCCATGTTTATGCTTTCCTGAATATTGCGAAAACCGGCATTGTCACGCAAAACGAATTAGCCGATATGGCGCAGATTGATAAGCACAGTGTCAGCCAGGCGATCGCCCGCAATCCTGGTTTTATTATTGGCATTAAAGCGCGTATGAGTAGCAGCGTAGTCGGTAAAAATGGCATCAAACCTTTGGTGCGCGCTAAAGAAATTCAGCAAGAAAACAATCAGTTGCCACTAATGGTGCATATTGGCAATAACCCCCCGGATCTGGATGAAATTGCCGATTTACTGACACAAGGCGACATTATCACCCATTGCTACAATGGCAAACCAAACCGAATTTTGACGCCAGCGGGTGCCTTGCGTGAGTCTATTCAGCGGGCGCTGAAGCGCGGCGTATTATTAGATGTGGGCCACGGCAGTGCCAGCTTCAGTTTTGATGTGGCAGAGCTTGCCATCAAACAAGGGATTTACCCGCACACCATCAGTTCCGACATTTATTGCCGCAACCGCCTGAACGGGCCAGTCCATAGCCTGGCGACCGTGATGTCCAAATTTTTCACTATCGGCCTGAGCCTTGATCAAGTCATTCGCTGTGTGACAGAAAATGCCGCACACGCCCTGCGCCTCACCCATAAAGGGGTGCTGGATATGGGCTATGACGCTGATTTCACTATTTTTGAGCTGAAACAACAGCCGCAGGTATTCAGTGATTCAGAGGGTAAATCGGTCACCGGAGAGAAGTATCTGGTGCCACTGGCTGCGGTTGTCGCCGGTGACTTAGTATTAACTGATGAAGGGAAGTTAAAAGATGTCTTCAGTCTATGA
- a CDS encoding DgaE family pyridoxal phosphate-dependent ammonia lyase, producing MSSVYEKYQLKHVINASGRMTMLGVSTPRQDVVEAVELGLNHYFVMKDLVNQTGAYIANLLNVESAVVVSCASAGIAQSVAAVIVKDNANLLVNLHAAPLTVPHEIVLPKGHNVNFGAPVDTMVTLGGGKVVEAGYANECLPEQLEAAITPNTAAILYIKSHHCVQKSILSVEQAVVIARKHQLPLIVDAAAEEDLQCYYQMGADLVIYSGAKAIEGPTSGLVLGKKTYVDWVKLQSNGIGRAMKVGKEGILGLTRAIESYMTLEKETGQQMIDKMTLFISQLNTIDGVSAKVVWDAAGRDIARTEISFDEAKIGRSTPDLVEALKNGDIAIYFRAYKANEGKIEVDVRSVTPSQLETIYTCINRLVKGA from the coding sequence ATGTCTTCAGTCTATGAAAAATACCAGTTAAAGCATGTCATTAATGCTTCTGGCCGCATGACGATGCTGGGCGTCTCAACGCCACGGCAGGATGTGGTTGAGGCCGTGGAATTGGGTCTGAATCATTACTTTGTGATGAAAGATCTGGTCAATCAAACTGGCGCTTATATTGCCAACTTACTGAATGTAGAAAGTGCAGTGGTGGTGTCTTGCGCCTCTGCCGGGATTGCCCAGTCGGTCGCCGCCGTGATTGTCAAAGACAATGCCAATTTATTGGTTAACTTGCACGCCGCGCCGCTCACTGTGCCCCACGAGATTGTTTTGCCCAAGGGCCATAATGTTAATTTTGGCGCGCCGGTCGATACTATGGTGACCTTGGGTGGCGGTAAAGTGGTGGAGGCGGGCTATGCCAATGAATGCTTGCCAGAACAGCTGGAAGCGGCGATCACGCCGAATACGGCGGCGATCTTGTATATAAAATCCCACCATTGTGTGCAAAAAAGCATTCTGTCCGTTGAGCAGGCGGTGGTGATTGCGCGTAAGCATCAATTGCCATTAATTGTTGATGCCGCCGCAGAAGAAGATTTGCAGTGTTACTACCAAATGGGCGCTGATTTGGTGATTTACAGCGGTGCCAAAGCCATTGAAGGGCCGACCAGCGGCTTAGTATTGGGCAAAAAAACCTATGTGGATTGGGTGAAATTGCAATCAAACGGCATTGGTCGGGCGATGAAAGTGGGTAAAGAGGGCATCCTTGGTTTGACCCGCGCTATTGAAAGTTACATGACGCTGGAGAAAGAAACAGGCCAGCAGATGATTGACAAAATGACACTATTTATCAGTCAGTTAAATACTATTGATGGTGTATCAGCCAAAGTGGTTTGGGATGCAGCAGGGCGTGATATTGCCCGCACTGAAATCAGTTTTGATGAAGCCAAAATTGGCCGTTCAACACCAGATTTGGTCGAGGCACTCAAAAATGGCGATATCGCCATTTACTTCCGCGCTTACAAAGCCAACGAAGGCAAGATTGAGGTGGATGTGCGTAGTGTGACGCCATCGCAGCTCGAGACGATTTACACCTGCATTAACCGCTTGGTTAAGGGAGCCTAA
- the dagF gene encoding 2-dehydro-3-deoxy-phosphogluconate aldolase, producing the protein MKLTPNYYRDRVCLNVLAGSKDNARDIYQAAEGHVLVGVLSKNYPDVDSAVKDMREYAALIDNALSVGLGAGDPKQSAMVSQISHQVQPQHVNQVFTGVGPSRALLGQQDTVVNGLISPTGKVGYVKISTGPLSSQQKDAIVPVTTAIAMLKDMGGSSVKFFPMNGLDSIEEYRFVAEACAATGFWLEPTGGIDLENFEQILQIALDAGVTKIIPHIYSSIIDSKTGNTRPEDVKTLLNIVKKIVQ; encoded by the coding sequence ATGAAACTGACCCCAAATTATTACCGTGACCGCGTGTGTTTGAATGTGCTGGCCGGTTCTAAAGACAATGCGCGCGATATTTATCAGGCCGCTGAAGGCCATGTGCTGGTGGGCGTGTTATCGAAGAATTACCCGGATGTCGACAGCGCCGTCAAAGATATGCGCGAGTACGCGGCACTTATCGACAATGCCTTGTCGGTTGGGTTGGGAGCCGGTGACCCTAAGCAGTCGGCGATGGTCAGCCAGATTTCACACCAAGTACAGCCGCAGCATGTGAATCAGGTCTTTACCGGTGTCGGCCCGAGCCGCGCCTTGCTGGGCCAGCAGGATACTGTGGTTAACGGCCTGATTTCACCGACTGGCAAAGTGGGCTATGTGAAGATTTCCACCGGCCCACTCAGTTCTCAGCAAAAGGACGCGATTGTTCCGGTCACCACTGCCATTGCCATGCTGAAAGATATGGGCGGCAGTTCAGTGAAATTCTTCCCGATGAATGGGTTGGATTCTATCGAAGAATACCGTTTTGTCGCCGAGGCTTGTGCTGCAACGGGTTTCTGGCTGGAGCCAACCGGCGGTATTGATCTGGAGAATTTCGAGCAAATTCTGCAAATCGCGCTGGATGCTGGCGTGACGAAAATTATCCCGCATATTTATAGCTCGATTATCGACAGCAAAACCGGCAATACCCGTCCGGAAGATGTGAAAACCTTATTGAATATCGTCAAAAAAATCGTGCAGTAA
- a CDS encoding lactonase family protein yields the protein MHNSSTDSGLTGLTGLKSLSAGMALATVALFNPLAHAEPTANKSFAYVGTYNPNGEGVYRLQVDPKTGELSEKTLVSSLANPAQLVVDTQGKTLYVASEVADFNGGKHGAIAAYSINPADGSLTLINQVDAQGGGPVYLSLTPSGRHLLVANYISGSVAVFPVQNGGKLAEASSVEQDEGPAGAAKPVAAAEGSFAISDHNGPHAHMIASSPSGKFVFSTDLGLDRIYQYQFDADNGKLIPNSPPFISASSAGAGPRHFVFHPNGKTLFLINEEASTLTSYQLDTEKGTLKQLHTHSSLPPDYRGTSFAAGLTLSKDGKFLYVANRLHNSIGQFAVTEAGEFKPVDEVWTRGDYPRTLVLDPTGHYLYAMNQRSDNITRFKVSPQSGKLTFVPGYTAVGSPSQMVFLPPAQKK from the coding sequence ATGCATAACAGCTCAACAGATTCTGGTTTAACCGGCCTGACGGGGTTAAAAAGCCTGTCAGCGGGCATGGCTTTGGCGACGGTCGCACTATTTAATCCTCTGGCCCATGCTGAACCGACTGCTAATAAATCATTCGCTTACGTCGGAACCTATAACCCAAATGGGGAAGGGGTGTACCGGTTACAGGTTGATCCTAAAACCGGTGAATTAAGTGAAAAAACCCTGGTCAGCTCACTGGCGAATCCGGCACAGCTAGTGGTGGATACTCAGGGGAAAACGTTATATGTCGCCAGTGAAGTGGCGGATTTCAATGGGGGCAAGCACGGCGCGATTGCGGCATACAGTATCAATCCTGCTGATGGCAGTTTGACATTGATTAATCAGGTTGATGCTCAGGGCGGCGGGCCGGTGTATCTCTCATTAACGCCGTCGGGCCGCCATTTATTGGTCGCTAACTATATCAGCGGCTCGGTGGCGGTTTTCCCGGTGCAAAATGGCGGTAAACTCGCGGAGGCCAGTTCAGTCGAGCAAGATGAAGGCCCGGCGGGCGCGGCTAAACCTGTGGCGGCGGCAGAAGGCAGTTTCGCCATCAGTGACCACAATGGCCCACATGCGCACATGATTGCCAGCTCACCGAGCGGCAAATTTGTCTTCTCGACAGATCTGGGGCTGGACCGGATTTATCAATACCAATTTGATGCGGATAATGGCAAGTTGATACCGAACTCTCCGCCGTTTATCAGCGCTTCATCCGCCGGTGCCGGCCCACGTCATTTTGTCTTTCATCCTAACGGTAAGACGCTATTCTTAATCAATGAAGAAGCCTCGACTCTGACCAGTTATCAGTTGGATACAGAAAAAGGCACTTTAAAACAGTTACATACGCATTCTTCGTTACCGCCGGATTATCGTGGCACCAGTTTTGCGGCCGGTCTGACGCTCTCGAAAGACGGTAAGTTCTTATATGTCGCCAACCGGCTGCATAACAGTATCGGCCAGTTTGCCGTGACGGAGGCTGGTGAATTTAAGCCAGTGGACGAGGTATGGACGCGGGGTGATTATCCGCGCACGTTGGTGCTCGACCCCACCGGCCACTATTTGTATGCCATGAATCAACGCAGCGATAACATAACCCGCTTTAAAGTCTCACCACAAAGTGGCAAATTGACCTTTGTACCCGGCTATACCGCCGTCGGCAGCCCATCGCAAATGGTGTTTTTGCCGCCAGCACAGAAAAAATAA
- a CDS encoding BglG family transcription antiterminator codes for MRFPYQRLAYMFDALQSETLPQEELAKRFAVSTRTVRADITALNEVLEHYGAHFIHNRGFGYRLMIDDAERFRALQQQNRKMYLTPRTANERVHYLLIRFLTSAFSLKLEDLADEWFVSRGTLQNDMAEVRERLNRYHLTIETKPRYGMKLFGTELAIRTCLTDLLFQLQLQDADNPLLNNEFLSIQTIPELTGLLHELLAQYQVRLTDEGEQYLIFYCAVAIKRITDGYPLSDFDAEDVDEAVKLASGCLSNQLKLLSGKDISAAEEAYLRVNIAARRVQASQPSTSRPSEINADDEETLVDYILSYINAHYNYNLQGDKQLRSDLLTHIKTMITRVKYQITIPNPLLSNIKQHYPMAYDVTLAAVSSWGKYTPYSLSENEIGYLVLHIGVGLERHYNIGYQRHPQVMLVCDTGNSTTRMIQAQISRKYPQIVMTQTISLRDYENLDHIDEDFIISNSRLAEKNKPVVVMSPFPTEYQLEQLGKLVLVDRTRPYMLEKFFDNNHFMIIDQPMTQAQLFKKVCSQLEEEGFVDADFYPSVVEREAIVSTMLGEGIALPHSLGLLAKKTVVVTLLAPEGIAWGDGEVAHVIFLLAISKTDYEEAMAIYDLFVTFVRERSMSRLLSSQHFDSFKAIAIDCLSRI; via the coding sequence GTGAGATTTCCCTATCAACGTCTGGCCTATATGTTCGATGCATTGCAATCGGAAACGCTACCTCAGGAGGAGTTAGCGAAACGCTTTGCGGTCTCGACACGCACCGTGCGGGCGGATATTACGGCGTTGAATGAGGTTCTTGAGCATTATGGTGCGCATTTTATCCATAATCGGGGTTTTGGTTATCGGCTGATGATTGATGATGCTGAGCGCTTCCGGGCTTTACAGCAGCAAAATCGTAAGATGTATTTGACGCCGCGCACCGCCAATGAGCGAGTGCATTATCTGCTCATCCGTTTTCTGACCTCTGCTTTTTCATTGAAACTAGAAGATTTAGCCGATGAATGGTTTGTCAGCCGTGGCACATTGCAAAATGATATGGCTGAGGTGAGAGAAAGGTTAAATCGCTACCATCTGACGATTGAAACTAAACCGCGCTATGGTATGAAACTGTTCGGAACGGAGCTGGCCATTCGCACCTGCCTGACGGATTTACTGTTTCAGTTACAGCTGCAAGATGCTGATAACCCGTTATTAAATAATGAGTTTCTCAGTATCCAAACTATTCCTGAACTGACGGGGTTGCTGCATGAGTTACTCGCGCAATACCAGGTGCGGTTAACGGATGAGGGCGAGCAATACCTGATTTTCTACTGTGCGGTGGCGATAAAACGCATCACTGACGGCTATCCATTATCTGATTTTGATGCTGAAGATGTCGATGAGGCGGTTAAGTTGGCTTCTGGCTGTTTATCAAATCAGCTCAAGCTGTTATCCGGTAAAGACATTTCAGCGGCGGAAGAAGCTTATTTGCGGGTGAATATTGCTGCCCGTCGGGTACAAGCCAGCCAGCCCAGCACCAGCCGCCCCAGTGAGATTAATGCTGATGACGAAGAGACTCTGGTGGATTATATCCTTTCGTATATTAATGCTCACTATAACTACAATTTACAGGGCGATAAGCAGTTGCGCAGTGACCTGCTCACCCATATCAAAACCATGATTACGCGGGTGAAATATCAGATTACTATTCCTAACCCCTTGTTATCCAATATTAAACAGCATTACCCAATGGCCTATGATGTCACTCTGGCGGCAGTTTCCAGTTGGGGGAAATACACCCCTTACAGCTTAAGTGAAAATGAAATCGGCTATCTGGTATTGCATATCGGGGTCGGCTTGGAACGCCATTACAACATTGGTTATCAGCGCCACCCGCAGGTGATGTTGGTGTGTGATACGGGGAATTCCACCACTCGAATGATTCAGGCGCAGATTTCCCGTAAGTACCCGCAGATTGTGATGACCCAGACTATTTCCCTGCGTGATTACGAAAATCTCGACCATATCGACGAAGATTTTATTATTTCCAATTCGCGATTAGCAGAGAAGAACAAGCCGGTGGTGGTGATGTCGCCGTTCCCGACAGAATATCAATTAGAGCAACTCGGTAAGCTGGTCTTAGTCGACCGAACTCGGCCCTATATGCTGGAAAAATTCTTTGATAACAATCACTTTATGATTATCGACCAGCCGATGACCCAGGCGCAGTTGTTCAAAAAAGTTTGTAGTCAGCTAGAAGAAGAAGGATTTGTTGATGCGGATTTTTACCCCTCAGTCGTCGAGCGGGAGGCGATAGTCTCCACCATGCTGGGCGAGGGGATTGCACTGCCACATTCACTGGGCTTATTAGCCAAGAAAACCGTGGTGGTCACTTTGTTGGCCCCTGAGGGGATTGCCTGGGGGGACGGCGAAGTTGCTCATGTGATTTTCTTGCTGGCTATCAGTAAAACGGATTATGAAGAGGCGATGGCCATTTATGACCTGTTTGTCACTTTTGTGCGCGAGCGCTCCATGAGCCGTTTATTGAGTAGCCAGCATTTTGATAGTTTTAAGGCCATCGCGATTGATTGTTTGAGTCGGATCTGA
- a CDS encoding HigA family addiction module antitoxin, which yields MKMHNPPHPGEMIEGILEDLDLGMRELARALNVAPSTVQRLVSCHSAISPEMAVKLAAVLGSTPAMWLRLQAAYDLAKAEENIDVSNLTKLYKPEPVSLHN from the coding sequence ATGAAAATGCATAATCCCCCACATCCGGGAGAAATGATTGAAGGAATCCTCGAAGATCTGGATCTCGGGATGAGAGAATTGGCGAGAGCATTAAACGTAGCACCGTCCACTGTCCAGCGGCTTGTCTCCTGTCACTCAGCCATTTCGCCGGAAATGGCCGTGAAACTGGCGGCGGTTTTGGGAAGCACTCCGGCCATGTGGCTTCGCCTTCAGGCGGCTTACGATCTCGCAAAAGCAGAAGAAAACATCGATGTTTCGAATCTGACTAAATTGTATAAACCGGAACCCGTATCGCTGCATAACTGA
- a CDS encoding type II toxin-antitoxin system RelE/ParE family toxin translates to MIKSWKHKGLQRFFETGSAAGINPQHVKRLRDRLRFIDLAETIEDVNVAGYKLHPLQGDRENIWSVTVSGNWRITFKFTDGDAFILNYEDYH, encoded by the coding sequence ATGATAAAAAGTTGGAAACACAAGGGACTGCAACGCTTCTTTGAAACGGGTTCTGCCGCTGGCATTAACCCTCAGCATGTTAAGCGGCTCCGCGACCGTTTACGATTTATCGACCTGGCGGAAACAATTGAAGATGTCAATGTCGCGGGGTACAAACTCCACCCGTTACAGGGTGACAGAGAAAACATCTGGTCAGTAACAGTGAGCGGAAATTGGCGCATTACGTTCAAGTTTACAGACGGAGATGCATTTATTCTTAACTACGAGGACTATCACTAA
- the mgtA gene encoding magnesium-translocating P-type ATPase, producing the protein MQVKNFTRQLLNVLSRNLPRRLIRRETMLDGLSAGSAAHIPADLTLQRLQCANETPQQLYQRFQSHPEGLTEQEAEAIRLNSGSNLIENQQAAPWWVHLWHCYRNPFNLLLTILALISYATEDLTAALVIGAMVLISTLMHFIQEARSNRAADTLKAMVSNTATVLRSDAHTGKSEHRELPISQLVPGDIIKLSAGDMIPADLRILVAKDLFISQAALTGESLPVEKVAQCRECDEQNPLERDTLCFMGTNVVSGSALAIVIGTGNQTYFGLLAERVTHQDEQPNAFQSGISKVSWLLIRFMLVMTPIVLLINGFTKGDWWEAALFALSVAVGLTPEMLPMIVTSTLAKGAVKLSKQKVIVKRLDAIQNFGAMDVLCTDKTGTLTQDKIVLESHTDVFGANCERVLRYAWLNSYYQTGLKNLLDVAVLSSMSESASAESQSADTLAGYRKIDEIPFDFERRRMSVVVSDKSNYHELICKGALEEILSICRHVRQGDDVIPLTDALLARIRRITDEQNQQGLRVVAVATRILPAYQRDYAVIDEYDLILEGYIAFLDPPKESTAPALLALKNSGVNVKILTGDNELVARKVCKDVGLSVEQVLRGSDIEQMSEAELTEATRTTTVFAKLTPMHKERIVQNLRNAGHVVGFMGDGINDAPALRAADIGISVDSAVDIAKEAADIILLEKSLMVLEQGVIEGRRTFANMLKYIKMTASSNFGNVFSVLIASAFLPFLPMLPLHLLIQNLMYDISQIAIPFDNVDEEQLAKPQRWNAGDLGRFMVFFGPISSIFDVLTFSLMWWVFKANTPEMQTLFQSGWFVEGLLSQTLIVHMIRTRKIPFIQSRASWPLCLMTLAVVVVGIGLTFSPLAGFLQLQALPLSYFPWLILILTGYMVTTQLVKGWFVRRYGWQ; encoded by the coding sequence ATGCAAGTTAAAAATTTCACTCGGCAATTGCTCAATGTATTGAGCCGTAACCTGCCCCGCCGCCTGATCCGCCGGGAAACCATGCTAGACGGGCTTTCTGCGGGAAGTGCGGCCCATATCCCGGCAGACCTGACTCTACAGCGTTTGCAGTGTGCCAATGAAACGCCCCAGCAACTTTACCAACGTTTTCAAAGTCACCCCGAGGGGCTGACTGAGCAGGAAGCCGAGGCCATTCGCCTAAACAGTGGCAGTAATCTGATTGAGAATCAGCAAGCTGCTCCTTGGTGGGTTCACCTATGGCACTGTTATCGCAATCCTTTTAACTTACTCTTGACCATTCTGGCTCTGATTTCTTACGCCACGGAAGATCTCACCGCCGCGCTGGTGATTGGTGCCATGGTATTGATTTCCACCCTGATGCATTTTATTCAGGAAGCCCGATCTAACCGCGCAGCCGATACCCTGAAGGCCATGGTCAGCAACACCGCCACAGTGCTGCGAAGTGATGCTCATACTGGAAAGAGTGAACATCGCGAGCTGCCTATTTCCCAGTTGGTGCCGGGCGATATTATCAAACTGTCTGCTGGCGACATGATCCCGGCGGATCTCCGTATTTTGGTGGCGAAAGACCTGTTTATCAGCCAGGCCGCCCTGACCGGTGAATCGCTGCCGGTTGAGAAAGTGGCACAATGCCGTGAATGTGATGAGCAAAACCCATTGGAGCGGGATACCCTGTGCTTTATGGGCACCAATGTGGTGAGTGGATCTGCGCTCGCCATTGTCATTGGAACCGGTAACCAAACTTATTTTGGCTTACTGGCTGAGCGCGTAACTCATCAGGATGAGCAACCCAATGCTTTCCAAAGCGGCATCAGTAAAGTCAGTTGGTTGTTGATCCGCTTTATGTTGGTTATGACGCCAATTGTGTTGCTGATCAATGGCTTTACCAAAGGTGATTGGTGGGAGGCCGCGCTGTTTGCCCTCTCGGTCGCCGTGGGTTTGACCCCAGAAATGCTGCCAATGATTGTCACATCGACTTTGGCAAAAGGGGCAGTGAAGCTGTCAAAGCAGAAAGTCATCGTCAAACGGCTGGATGCTATCCAAAACTTTGGCGCGATGGATGTTCTGTGCACCGATAAGACCGGCACTCTGACTCAAGACAAGATTGTGCTGGAGAGCCACACCGACGTGTTTGGTGCCAATTGTGAGCGGGTACTGCGCTATGCCTGGCTCAATAGTTACTACCAAACCGGGCTAAAAAACCTGCTTGATGTGGCGGTACTCTCGTCCATGAGTGAATCCGCCAGCGCCGAATCTCAATCTGCCGACACGCTGGCGGGTTATCGCAAAATCGATGAAATTCCATTTGATTTTGAGCGCCGTCGCATGTCCGTGGTGGTCAGCGACAAATCGAATTATCACGAGCTAATCTGCAAGGGCGCATTGGAAGAGATACTGTCTATTTGCCGCCATGTCCGCCAGGGGGATGACGTTATCCCATTGACTGACGCGCTGCTGGCGCGCATTCGCCGCATCACTGATGAGCAGAACCAGCAAGGGTTGCGAGTGGTGGCCGTCGCGACACGGATTTTACCGGCATATCAGCGAGATTATGCTGTTATCGACGAATATGACCTGATTCTTGAAGGATATATCGCCTTCCTCGATCCGCCCAAAGAGAGTACCGCGCCCGCGCTGCTGGCGTTGAAAAACAGTGGCGTTAACGTCAAAATTCTTACTGGTGACAATGAGTTAGTGGCGCGTAAAGTCTGTAAGGATGTCGGGCTGTCTGTCGAGCAAGTCTTGCGCGGCAGTGATATCGAGCAGATGAGCGAAGCGGAACTGACCGAAGCGACCCGCACCACCACCGTGTTTGCCAAACTGACACCGATGCATAAAGAGCGCATCGTGCAAAACCTGCGCAATGCGGGCCATGTGGTTGGGTTTATGGGGGATGGTATCAATGATGCCCCGGCACTGCGGGCGGCTGATATCGGGATCTCCGTGGATTCGGCGGTAGATATTGCCAAAGAAGCGGCCGATATTATTTTGCTGGAAAAAAGCTTGATGGTGCTGGAACAGGGGGTGATAGAGGGCCGCCGCACTTTCGCCAACATGTTGAAATACATCAAAATGACGGCCAGCTCCAACTTCGGTAACGTTTTTAGTGTGCTGATTGCCAGTGCATTTTTGCCTTTCTTACCGATGCTGCCGCTACATTTGCTGATCCAAAACCTGATGTATGATATTTCCCAGATAGCCATTCCATTCGATAATGTCGACGAAGAGCAACTGGCCAAACCACAACGCTGGAACGCCGGTGATTTAGGGCGATTTATGGTGTTCTTTGGGCCGATAAGTTCAATCTTTGACGTTTTGACCTTCAGCCTGATGTGGTGGGTATTTAAAGCCAATACACCCGAAATGCAGACCTTGTTTCAGTCCGGCTGGTTCGTCGAGGGGTTGCTGTCCCAGACCTTAATTGTGCATATGATTCGTACTCGCAAAATTCCGTTTATTCAGAGCCGCGCCTCATGGCCACTGTGTCTGATGACATTGGCCGTGGTGGTGGTCGGTATCGGGCTGACCTTCTCACCACTGGCTGGATTCCTGCAATTACAGGCGCTGCCACTGTCTTACTTCCCATGGCTGATTTTGATTTTGACCGGTTATATGGTGACGACACAACTCGTGAAAGGCTGGTTTGTGAGGAGATATGGCTGGCAGTGA
- the treR gene encoding trehalose operon repressor TreR, which produces MQNRLTIKDIARMSGVGKSTVSRVLNNESSVSPQTRERVEAVIRQQGFTPSKSARAMRGQSDKVVGIIVSRLDSPSENQAVRTMLPLFYQQGYDPILMESQFDPELVSEHLHVLQQRHVDGVILFGFTGLTAEMLTPWQEKMVVLAREYTGFSSVCYDDEGAVRLLMDKLRQAGHRHISYIGVQPSDATTGMRRHQSYLDYCQQYDLTPTVALGELSYQSGFLLAPQVIKPDTSALVCASDTIAMGVSKYLQQQGKQNIQVCGIGNTPLLSFLFPNSLSVELGYGSAGMKAASQLLDQLNNSHPIQQIIIPGQLV; this is translated from the coding sequence ATGCAAAACCGTTTGACCATTAAGGACATTGCCCGCATGAGTGGAGTTGGAAAATCCACAGTTTCACGGGTATTGAATAACGAAAGCAGTGTCAGCCCACAGACTCGCGAGCGGGTTGAGGCGGTTATTCGTCAGCAAGGTTTCACTCCATCAAAATCGGCACGCGCGATGCGCGGGCAAAGCGATAAAGTGGTGGGGATTATTGTCTCGCGCCTGGATTCCCCATCTGAGAATCAAGCGGTGCGCACCATGTTACCGCTATTCTACCAGCAAGGTTACGACCCTATTTTGATGGAGAGCCAGTTTGATCCTGAGTTGGTTAGCGAGCATTTGCATGTTTTACAACAGCGCCATGTTGATGGTGTTATTCTTTTTGGTTTCACTGGCTTAACCGCAGAAATGCTCACGCCGTGGCAGGAAAAAATGGTGGTATTGGCGCGAGAATATACCGGTTTTTCTTCGGTTTGTTATGATGATGAAGGGGCGGTGCGCCTCTTGATGGATAAACTACGTCAAGCCGGACATCGCCATATCAGTTATATCGGGGTGCAGCCCTCGGATGCCACGACCGGTATGCGCCGTCACCAATCCTACCTCGATTACTGCCAGCAATATGACCTGACTCCCACTGTCGCGTTGGGTGAATTGAGTTATCAAAGTGGCTTTTTGCTCGCGCCTCAAGTGATAAAACCGGATACCTCCGCGCTAGTTTGTGCCTCTGATACCATCGCCATGGGGGTTAGTAAGTACTTGCAGCAGCAAGGGAAGCAAAATATCCAGGTCTGTGGTATCGGGAATACCCCGCTCTTGAGTTTCTTGTTCCCTAATAGCCTGTCAGTCGAGCTGGGTTACGGTAGCGCTGGCATGAAAGCGGCATCACAACTGCTTGATCAACTTAATAATAGTCATCCTATTCAACAAATTATCATTCCCGGTCAATTAGTCTGA